A DNA window from Acropora palmata chromosome 12, jaAcrPala1.3, whole genome shotgun sequence contains the following coding sequences:
- the LOC141859861 gene encoding uncharacterized protein LOC141859861: MAFRLVSIWRRVIFSPLLQVRTMVSGEQGSGVGKGGGAGGHIRSAGGAFGKMEHAHEEQHFRKLQDEQLKGMKDHLKDAVEQHEKEIQHHEEAIRRHREALEKHKKGINKLSEGDSSDDDDKK, translated from the exons ATGGCGTTTAGGCTTGTTAGTATTTGGAGGCGAGTTATTTTCTCGCCGCTTTTGCAAGTTAGAACGATGGTATCTGGAGAACAAGGTAGTGGAGTTGGCAAA gGAGGTGGTGCTGGAGGACATATAAG GAGTGCTGGAGGAGCATTTGGGAAAATGGAACACGCTCATGAGGAACAACATTTCAGGAAACTG CAAGATGAGCAGCTTAAAGGAATGAAAGACCATTTGAAAGATGCTGTAGAACAGCATGAGAAAGAAATACAACATCACGAGGAAGCCATTCGCCGACACCGTGAAGCACTGGAGAAACACAAGAAAGGAATCAATAAATTATCTGAAGGAGACTCAtccgatgatgatgacaaaaaGTAG
- the LOC141859623 gene encoding adenosine receptor A2a-like, with amino-acid sequence MSDQFCKLMQVLLLQLLESQNTTLFSLSVLHFVFCPVATLGNALAIRALWKASSLPPNLRKLLPSLALCDLAVGLFAHTTFAAVFVISAALKVNVQCQPILTISLIGTFCVAWASFLNVTAIAVDRLLAISLHLRYAELVTSKRVTIILVAIWLISCVFSLVCLQYDYFVAVPILGSSGFLLTTFVCVYLYIVARYHQNQIQAQFQQQNAQVIVLLRERKSALNVVYIYIVFAACYLPKLCSTFDDAITGNPSVFTLFALFFVFLNSSLNPLVYCWRLREVRQIMKDTLKKIFRLEG; translated from the coding sequence ATGAGTGACCAGTTCTGCAAACTTATGCAGGTCCTTCTGCTGCAACTTTTAGAATCTCAAAACACAACCCTGTTTTCGTTAAGTGTGCTacactttgttttttgtccCGTTGCTACACTTGGAAACGCTCTGGCTATTCGCGCGCTGTGGAAAGCTTCGTCGTTACCTCCTAATTTGAGGAAATTGTTGCCGAGTCTTGCTTTGTGTGATCTGGCAGTTGGATTGTTCGCTCACACAACTTTCGCAGCGGTGTTCGTAATATCAGCGGCTTTGAAGGTTAACGTACAATGTCAACCAATTTTAACTATTTCTTTGATTGGAACGTTTTGTGTCGCTTGGGCATCGTTCCTAAATGTAACGGCCATTGCTGTTGACAGACTTCTGGCTATTTCTCTGCATCTGAGATACGCAGAACTTGTGACCTCCAAACGTGTTACAATAATCTTAGTTGCAATATGGCTGATTAGTTGTgtcttttctcttgtttgtcTGCAGTACGACTACTTTGTAGCAGTTCCGATCCTTGGATCAAGCGGTTTTCTCTTGACAACATTTGTATGCGTCTACCTTTACATAGTGGCGAGATATCATCAGAATCAAATTCAAGCTCAATTCCAACAGCAAAATGCGCAAGTAATTGTGCTCCTCCGTGAACGAAAGTCTGCCTTGAATGTAGTGTACATTTACATTGTGTTTGCCGCTTGTTATCTGCCAAAACTTTGCTCAACGTTTGACGACGCAATAACAGGAAACCCATCGGTCTTCACACtgtttgcattatttttcgtttttttgaaTTCCTCCTTAAATCCTTTGGTTTACTGCTGGCGGTTAAGAGAGGTTCGCCAGATTATGAAAGACACTTTGAAGAAAATCTTTCGTCTTGAGGGATAG
- the LOC141859852 gene encoding oxysterol-binding protein-related protein 1-like, with the protein MSSFSKKEEKEEKLLQSSRRGDLNAVLSLLEVRSAKNDSKNIDVNCKGRSKANQGWTPLHLAAYFGHKDVVRALLENGADVNARNGMGDTPLHRAAFTGRAEVVTLLIEHEADVTIINGEGRKPSQVTNSSEVKHLIKAAERSLELKLEEHLLTAAREGDVSELKKLIDSVHPPNINCQDVLGNTPLHCAAYRGHKVIAVTLLQHGADTTIRNSNGQLALELASNKKMKQLLDVQPLQRLHKVASRHEGLLLKRSRFFGWKKFWVVLERGVLSYFSKRADAATSMKRQGYKYLDHCKFSVPRDEKFKIKIQYSDNTVQIWSIAPNEKTPQVQRQRWLNSLHEHCAYSTFYTTQPTLLIDDQENDLVPLGNVQDSLKSAKAHQQLLNGQVDGVNTTIAEVTNSPNTAQTNIKGLLKVSEKLNEVVSTARNMCVALTHCLDLMSQQEEVRHLRYEEEVEKRRVLEDALHVLATEHHALECSVGAHEFIHGSRMTLASDCNEQFFDARSDVGCPPDDLLPDDDEDDGDEYVPSVVTTDPSIDSLQQNHVEAIANPIITKKRTDTGGQLKTFDNLRMTRSCSDNTIVTNSDRTLLDSHGLSKVRSASSDIEQNAALQRKQEAQKLVQSEVHYRTTLPVSMLSRNEFSVWAVLKQCIGKDLSRITMPVIFNEPLTFLQRVAEYMEYCHLLHTAASLDEPLQRLQFVSAFAISATASNLDRVGKPFNPLLGETYELIREDMGFKLVAEQVSHHPPVSALQVISEDFVFHVTVQPKMKFWGKGIEIQPKGVVTLKFPKHNEVYTWNNVNTCVHNIIVGQLWIEQYGQMEIINHTTGDYSVLHFRPGGWFGKDVNKVEGSIFSADKRKRFIIRGDWTDRIQCFAVDKFNKKDFKRESKRRRSDGASEVDAKDSTSAASLESFSSGSSDGSATVDTSAAKDLWRFQERPPNSKQMYNFTTYAMQLNELREDQKSQLPPTDSRLRPDCRALENGDLDAATREKIRLEEKQRSARKERSKNERWIPRWFKEDINPYTGQLDWLFTNTYWNRNWASCPDIF; encoded by the exons ATGTCTAGTTTCAGCAAGAAGgaggaaaaggaagagaaacTGTTGCAGTCCTCGCGAAGAGGAGACCTCAATGCGGTCCTC aGTTTGTTAGAGGTCAGGTCAGCGAAGAATGACTCTAAAAACATTGATGTAAATTGCAAAG GGAGATCAAAAGCCAATCAAGGATGGACTCCTCTTCATTTAGCAGCCTACTTTGGTCACAAAGACGTAGTGAGAGCATTATTGGAG aatgGAGCAGATGTCAATGCCAGAAATGGAATGGGAGACACTCCTTTACATCGAGCTGCTTTCACTGGACGAGCT GAAGTTGTTACACTCCTTATTGAGCATGAAGCTGATGTGACCATCATAAATGGTGAAGGAAGGAAACCAAGTCAAGTTACCAACAGCTCAGAAGTCAAACATCTTATAAAAG cCGCTGAAAGAAGTCTCGAGCTCAAGTTGGAAGAGCATCTCCTCACTGCAGCTCGGGAAGGTGACGTCTCTGAGTTGAAGAAGCTG ATTGACAGTGTACATCCTCCAAACATTAACTGCCAGGATGTGTTGGGAAACACTCCTCTCCACTGTGCTGCCTACAG GGGACACAAAGTCATCGCAGTGACGCTGTTACAGCACGGAGCCGACACCACAATCAGAAATAGTAATG GTCAGCTTGCTCTTGAACTAGCATccaacaagaaaatgaaacagttaCTAGATGTACAACCACTGCAG AGACTTCACAAAGTTGCATCAAGACATGAAGGTCTCCTTCTCAAG aggtCACGATTCTTTGGTTGGAAGAAGTTCTGGGTTGTCTTAGAAAGAGGTGTTCTCAGCTATTTTAGCAAAAG AGCTGATGCTGCAACAAGTATGAAGAGGCAGGGTTACAAATATCTTGATCACTGCAAGTTTTCT GTACCAAGAGATGAGAAGTTCAAGATTAAAATCCAATATTCTGACAACACAGTGCAGATCTGGAGCATTGCACCTAACGAGAAAACACCTCAGGTTCAGCGGCAG CGGTGGTTGAATTCTCTCCATGAACACTGCGCTTACAGTACATTCTACACTACTCAACCAACACTATTAATAGACGATCAAGAAAATGATCTTGTTCCACTGGGTAACGTACAAGATTCACTCAAG AGTGCCAAAGCACATCAACAACTCCTGAACGGTCAAGTCGATGGTGTGAATACTACAATTGCTGAGGTAACGAATTCACCGAATACCGCTCAAACTAACATCAAAG GTCTTCTGAAGGTCAGTGAAAAACTCAACGAAGTCGTTTCCACGGCGCGTAACATGTGCGTTGCGTTGACGCATTGCTTGGATTTGATGTCACAACAAGAGGAG GTGCGTCATCTTAGATACGAGGAAGAGGTGGAGAAGCGGCGTGTTCTTGAAGATGCACTTCATGTACTTGCCACAGAACATCACGCTTTGGAATGTTCCGTTGGCGCACACGAG TTTATCCATGGAAGTCGTATGACATTAGCAAGCGACTGCAATGAGCAATTCTTCGATGCGCGATCTGACGTCGGATGTCCGCCGGACGACCTACTTCCCGACGACGATGAAGACGATGGAGACGAGTATGTACCGAGCGTGGTGACGACTGATCCATCAATCGATTCGCTGCAGCAAAATCACGTTGAGGCGATTGCCAATCCAATTATTACCAAAAAAAGGACAGACACTGGAGGACAGTTAAAAACATTCGATAACCTTAGAATGACGCGGAGTTGTTCTGATAATACCATCGTTACGAACTCGGACCGGACATTATTAGACAGTCATGGATTATCAAAAGTCAGATCTGCGTCAAGTGATATAGAGCAGAATGCGGCTTTGCAAAGGAAACAAGAGGCTCAGAAACTTGTTCAAAGCGAAGTTCATTACAG GACTACCCTTCCTGTATCAATGCTTTCAAGAAACGAATTTAGCGTTTGGGCTGTGTTAAAGCAGTGTATTGGAAAG GATCTTTCAAGAATCACAATGCCAG TTATCTTCAATGAGCCATTGACATTTCTTCAGCGTGTCGCAGAGTACATGGAATATTGTCACCTGCTTCACACGGCTGCTAGTTTGGATGAACCTCTCCAACGTTTACAa TTTGTATCGGCATTTGCCATATCCGCAACAGCTTCCAATCTGGACAGAGTAGGAAAACCTTTCAATCCACTGCTTGGAGAGACATACGAGCTGATTAG GGAAGACATGGGATTCAAGCTTGTGGCAGAACAG GTGAGCCATCATCCACCAGTGAGCGCGCTGCAAGTAATTAGCGAGGACTTTGTGTTTCATGTCACTGTTCAACCTAAAATGAAGTTTTGGGGCAAAGGAATTGAGATTCAGCCCAAGGGAGTGGTCACGCTCAAGTTCCCAAA GCACAACGAAGTTTATACCTGGAACAACGTCAATACCTGTGtacataatattattgtggGGCAACTCTGGATTGAGCAA TACGGTCAAATGGAAATAATAAACCATACGACGGGTGATTACAGTGTTCTGCACTTTAGACCAGGTGGCTGGTTTGGAAAAGACGTCAACAAAGTCGAAGGTTCCATCTTCTCTGCGGA CAAGCGAAAGCGTTTCATCATCAGAGGAGACTGGACGGATAGAATCCAGTGTTTCGCGGTGGACAAATTCAACAAGAAAGACTTCAAACGCGAATCCAAACGTCGGCGATCTGACGGCGCCAGCGAAGTGGATGCCAAAGATTCAACCTCCGCTGCGTCCCTGGAGAGTTTTAGTAGTGGAAGCAGTGATGGCAGCGCTACAGTGGACACTTCTGCTGCCAAAGATCTCTGGAGATTTCAAGAAAGACCACCAAATAGTAAACAG ATGTACAATTTTACTACATACGCAATGCAACTTAACGAACTACGCGAAGATCAAAAGTCTCAG CTTCCGCCCACGGACTCAAGGCTAAGACCGGATTGTCGCGCCCTAGAAAACGGGGATTTAG ATGCTGCTACTCGAGAGAAAATCAGACTagaggaaaaacaaagatctgcgagaaaagaaagatcaaAAAACGAGCGTTGGATTCCGCG ATGGTTTAAAGAAGACATCAACCCTTATACTGGACAACTAGACTGGCTCTTTACAAACACATATTGGAATAGAAACTGGGCAAGTTGTCCAGATATTTTTTAG
- the LOC141860256 gene encoding adenosine receptor A2a-like, whose protein sequence is MRDQFCKNIQVFLQQLVDSQKTALFSLCVLNFVFCPVATLGNALAIRALWKASSLPPNLRKMLLNLTFCGLAVGLFAHTTIAGVLVTATWNLNVLCPLILRISFFVSVCVAWASFLNVTAIAVDRLLAVSLHLRYAEFVTSKRVTIILAATWLISCVFSLVHLMKYDYYVIVAILGSIGLPLTTFACFCVYIVARYHQSQIQAQFQHQNAQAMVLLRERKSALNVVYIYIVFVACYLPRFCSVFAEAITGNPSVLSLFALFFLFLNSSLNPLVYCWRLREVRQIMKVALKKIFRLEE, encoded by the coding sequence ATGAGAGACCAGTTCTGCAAAAACATTCAAGTATTTCTGCAGCAACTTGTGGATTCTCAGAAAACAGCCCTGTTTTCGCTGTGTGTGctaaactttgttttttgtccCGTTGCTACACTTGGAAACGCCCTGGCTATTCGCGCGCTGTGGAAGGCTTCGTCGTTACCTCCTAATTTGAGGAAGATGTTGCTGAATCTTACTTTCTGTGGTCTTGCAGTTGGATTGTTCGCTCACACAACTATCGCAGGGGTTCTCGTAACAGCGACTTGGAACCTTAACGTACTATGTCCACTGATTTTGagaatttctttctttgtatCTGTTTGTGTCGCTTGGGCATCGTTCCTGAATGTAACGGCCATTGCTGTTGACAGACTTCTGGCTGTTTCTCTGCACCTGAGATACGCAGAATTTGTGACCTCCAAACGTGTTACAATAATCTTAGCTGCAACATGGCTGATAAGTTGCGTCTTTTCTCTTGTTCATCTCATGAAGTACGACTACTATGTAATAGTTGCGATCCTTGGATCAATCGGTTTGCCGTTGACAACATTTGCATGCTTCTGCGTTTACATAGTGGCGAGATATCATCAGAGTCAAATTCAAGCTCAATTCCAACACCAAAATGCGCAAGCAATGGTGCTACTTCGTGAACGTAAGTCCGCCTTGAATGTCGTGTACATTTACATTGTGTTCGTCGCTTGTTATCTCCCAAGATTTTGTTCAGTGTTTGCCGAAGCAATAACAGGAAACCCATCGGTCCTCTCAttgtttgcattattttttctttttctcaattCCTCCTTGAATCCTTTGGTTTACTGTTGGCGGTTAAGAGAAGTTCGCCAAATTATGAAAGTCGCTTTGAAGAAAATCTTCCGCCTTGAGGAATAG
- the LOC141859622 gene encoding adenosine receptor A2a-like — protein MTDQFCKHLQVLLRRLLESQNTALFSLSVLNFGFCPVATLGNALAIRALWKASSLPPNLRKLLLSLAFCDLVVGLFAHPTLAAVFVISAALKVNVQCQPILTISLIGTFCVAWASFLNVTAIAVDRLLAISLHLRYAELVTSKRVTIILVAIWLISCVFSLVPLKYFVAAPILGSSGFLLTTFACVYVYIVARYHQNQIQAQFQQQNAQVIVLLRERKSALNVMYINIVFVACYLPKLCSMFYDAITGNSAVLTPFAVFFALFNSSLNPLVYCWRLREVRQIMKDTLKKFFRLEV, from the coding sequence ATGACTGACCAGTTCTGCAAACATTTGCAGGTCCTTCTGCGGCGACTTTTGGAATCTCAAAACACAGCCCTGTTTTCGTTAAGTGTGCTGAACTTTGGTTTTTGTCCCGTTGCTACACTTGGAAACGCTCTGGCTATTCGCGCGTTGTGGAAAGCTTCGTCGTTACCTCCTAATTTGAGGAAGTTGTTGCTGAGTCTTGCTTTCTGTGATCTGGTAGTTGGATTGTTCGCTCACCCAACTTTAGCAGCGGTGTTCGTAATATCAGCGGCTTTGAAGGTTAACGTACAATGCCAACCAATTTTAACTATTTCTTTGATTGGAACGTTTTGTGTCGCTTGGGCATCGTTCCTAAATGTAACGGCCATTGCTGTTGACAGACTTCTGGCTATTTCTCTGCATCTGAGATACGCAGAACTTGTGACCTCCAAACGTGTTACAATAATCTTAGTTGCAATATGGCTGATTAGTTGTGTCTTTTCTCTTGTTCCTCTGAAGTACTTTGTAGCAGCTCCGATCCTTGGATCAAGCGGTTTTCTGTTGACAACATTTGCATGCGTCTACGTTTACATAGTGGCGAGATATCATCAGAATCAAATTCAAGCTCAATTCCAACAGCAAAATGCGCAAGTAATTGTGCTCCTCCGTGAACGAAAGTCTGCCTTGAATGTAATGTACATTAACATCGTGTTTGTCGCTTGTTATCTCCCAAAACTTTGCTCAATGTTTTATGACGCAATAACTGGAAACTCAGCGGTCCTGACACCGTTTGCAGTATTTTTCGCTCTTTTCAATTCCTCCTTAAATCCTTTGGTTTACTGTTGGCGGTTAAGAGAGGTTCGCCAAATTATGAAAGACACTTTGAAGAAATTCTTTCGTCTTGAGGTGTAG